A region from the Malus domestica chromosome 07, GDT2T_hap1 genome encodes:
- the LOC103410069 gene encoding RING-H2 finger protein ATL52-like encodes MGSAGNQNPWATYDTYKDCSQGICSIYCPQWCYIIGPPPAFDLAETDDQNQQDSPTDLSPLIIAIIGIFASAFILVTYYTIITRYCRRRGSDGARDMEMDSSNPNLVSESMPGSNNGLDESLIKSITVHKYKKGDMLVEGTDCSVCLSEFEENESLRLLPKCNHAFHVPCIDTWLKSHSSCPLCRSNIAAPAIALVPHQQQAVPPVDGNQQEEVNASASEYQHRSNASILVVQDNSDEVVGQLESRVSSCEIGQDHGIQQQLRRSVSIADVLHLHDSEDDEEDLENQMGSAQFYSENLQFSMEIGSSKGVDQEQNSKSSNNPRSSGVFSLVKGPLVLKRSSSTGRLVLSRYGKEKNSIIPN; translated from the coding sequence ATGGGCTCTGCAGGAAACCAAAATCCATGGGCAACATATGACACATACAAAGATTGTTCCCAAGGGATTTGCAGCATCTACTGCCCTCAGTGGTGCTATATCATTGGTCCTCCACCTGCATTTGATTTGGCCGAAACCGATGATCAAAACCAACAAGACTCTCCAACAGATCTCTCTCCTCTCATTATAGCAATCATTGGCATCTTTGCTAGTGCCTTCATTCTAGTCACTTACTACACCATCATAACCAGATACTGCCGGCGAAGAGGCAGTGATGGCGCTCGAGACATGGAAATGGACAGCTCGAATCCAAACCTAGTTAGTGAATCGATGCCAGGCTCAAATAACGGTCTGGATGAGTCCCTGATCAAGTCCATCACGGTTCACAAGTACAAGAAAGGTGATATGCTTGTGGAAGGCACCGATTGCTCGGTTTGCTTAAGTGAGTTTGAAGAAAATGAGAGCCTGAGGCTGTTGCCAAAATGTAACCATGCTTTCCATGTTCCTTGCATTGATACTTGGCTCAAATCTCATTCTAGTTGTCCGCTGTGCCGGTCGAACATTGCTGCTCCTGCCATTGCTTTGGTGCCTCATCAACAACAAGCGGTGCCTCCGGTCGATGGAAATCAACAGGAGGAGGTGAACGCGTCTGCTTCGGAATACCAACACAGGAGTAATGCAAGTATTTTGGTGGTTCAAGATAATTCGGACGAGGTTGTTGGTCAGTTGGAGAGTAGAGTGAGCAGTTGTGAGATTGGACAAGATCATGGGATCCAGCAGCAATTGAGGAGATCAGTTTCCATTGCTGATGTGTTGCATTTGCATGATAGtgaagatgatgaagaggaCTTGGAAAATCAGATGGGAAGTGCCCAATTTTATAGCGAAAATCTTCAATTTTCCATGGAAATTGGATCATCAAAAGGAGTTGATCAAGAACAGAATTCCAAATCCAGTAACAACCCTAGAAGTAGTGGAGTTTTCAGCTTGGTAAAGGGTCCTCTGGTACTGAAGAGATCAAGTTCAACAGGGAGATTAGTGTTGTCAAGGTATGGAAAGGAAAAGAATTCTATAATTCCTAATTGA